The genomic DNA TAGCTCTCTGATAACTTTATAGTTTTCAGTAAAATAGCTGACATTACCATGACCCAATTGACATAATTCACACAAATTGGATCGTTTATGGACAAATTAATTTAATTGGTGCTGATATGAAAAATAAACAGGTTTCTTTACTTGCTTCGATAATTTCCCTTTCTTTACTACTTTCTAGTCAAGCAAATGCTGCTGCTGAAAATGCAGGCGAATTTTACTTAGGTGCGAAAACGGGTTGGGCTAATTTTGATTTCTGCGAAACTGGCGATTGTGATGATGATGCCTGGGGCGGTAGTGTTTATGGCGGTTATCAATTCAATTCATGGATATCTTTAGAAGGCGGTTATAACTACCTTGGTAACTCTAAGTCTTATGTAGGGAATCAAGTAACAGATAGAACCAAAGTCGACAACGGCGAATTAGGTTTAAAACTTGATTGGAACCTAGGAAGTGCATGGAACTTATTCGGTAAAATTGGTGGTACATACAATGACGTTCATAGCCAACGCTATAACGGTTCAAATACTGTAAAATCAGATAACACTTCATTGATGGCTGGTGCCGGTCTTGAATATCAATTAAGTCATAACTGGCGTGTTCGTACTGAGTACCAATGGTTTGATGACGTAGGTGAAAAAGGTACTGGCCAAAGTGATATTAACTATGTATCAGTTGGTTTATCTTACTACTTCGGCGAAGACAAAAATGCCGCAGCGGCTGCCGCTGTTGTTGCAGCACCAATTGTGGCTGCAGAACCTGAGCCAGTTGTAGAGCCAGAACCAGCGCCACTACCTCTACCAGCCGCCACGCTGTCAACAGGTGCATTTGAACACGATTCTACAGCTCTAACTGGCAGCGCAAAAGAATCTTTAACTCCAGTTGCAACCTACCTTGAGCAAAACCCTGAAGTTAACGTTGATGTGATCGGTTACACTGATTCAACAGGTGCTGCTGCATATAACCAAAAACTGTCTGAAAAACGCGCGAAAGCAGCCGCAGATTACTTAGAGTCTGAAGGTGTTGAAAACTCTCGTATTAATGTTGAAGGTCGTGGAGAAGAAAATCCAATCGCTGACAACAAAACGGCTGAAGGTCGCGAGAAAAACCGTCGTATTGAAGTTTTCTACAGCAAATAATCAACAGCACAAGCCAAATTCTTGGTTAACTGAACATTGATTAAGCAATATAGTTTAATATGGAAGAAGCCACTATTGAGTGGCTTCTTTTTTATACTTTGTTGTCCCGTTTTAGGGTTTAATATTAGAAAGTGTTATGGAGTGAATTTACAGTGGATATTTTTACGAAATTCCTCCTTTCGTCAGATGAAGAGGATCCAATAAGCGCTCTAACTCTTCCAGTGGTAAGTCTGTTTCTTCAAACGCCACATCAATGATAGCACGACCTTCTTGATACGCTTTTTTAGCAACCTTTGCTGCTTTTTCATAACCAATGAGCGGATTAAGCGCGGTGACTAAAATAGGATTTTTTGCTAACGCTACCTGCAAAGTTTCTTCTCGTACGGTAAAAC from Vibrio casei includes the following:
- a CDS encoding OmpA family protein is translated as MKNKQVSLLASIISLSLLLSSQANAAAENAGEFYLGAKTGWANFDFCETGDCDDDAWGGSVYGGYQFNSWISLEGGYNYLGNSKSYVGNQVTDRTKVDNGELGLKLDWNLGSAWNLFGKIGGTYNDVHSQRYNGSNTVKSDNTSLMAGAGLEYQLSHNWRVRTEYQWFDDVGEKGTGQSDINYVSVGLSYYFGEDKNAAAAAAVVAAPIVAAEPEPVVEPEPAPLPLPAATLSTGAFEHDSTALTGSAKESLTPVATYLEQNPEVNVDVIGYTDSTGAAAYNQKLSEKRAKAAADYLESEGVENSRINVEGRGEENPIADNKTAEGREKNRRIEVFYSK